GACCGCGTCGACAACGACGTCATCCCCGCCGCCGCCGCGGGGCTGGTGGCGGTGCACGTGCGTCGAGGGCCCTGGGGACGCCTGCAGCGGGCCGAGGGACACGCCCACCTGATCGTCGACTCGCTCGCGGAGCTGCCCGGCGCGCTAGCGTCCGTGCGGTGAGCGATCTGCGCATCGGGCTCGGCGTCGACGCGCACGCCCTCGAGGAGGGGGTGCCGCTCGTGCTCGGCGGCGTGCACATCGACCATCCGCGCGGGCTTGCAGGCCACTCCGACGGCGACGTGATCGCCCATGCGCTCGCCGACGCGCTGCTCGGTGCCGCCGGCCTCGCCGACATCGGCGCCCTGTTCCCGTCCGACGACGAGCGCTACCGCGGCGCCGACTCGCTCGAGCTGCTCGCGGAGGCGTACCGCAGGGTGCGAGAGGCAGGCTACGAGCTCGTGAACGCCGACTGCGTTCTCGTCGGGCAGCAGCCGAAGATCGCCCTGCACCGGGAGGAGATGCGCCGCCTCCTCGCCGCGGCGCTCGGCGTCGAGGCCGGTCGCGTGAACGTGCGCGCCACCACCACGGATCGGCTCGGCTTCACGGGCCGCGGCGAGGGCCTCGCCGCAGAGGCCGTCGCCCTGTTGCGGCGGTGAGGAGCGGCTCCGAGACGTCGAGGAAGAAACGCGTGCGCTCGTCGGCAAGGCGAACGCTGTGCCGACGGCGCCGTACCCCGGCGCGCTGCCTGACTGCGACCGGGACGACGCGATCGAGCGAGACCTCGTCGACGAGCCGGCGACCGCCCCGCTCTCCAGACGAGTGCTCATCCGGACATCGAGGCACCGTGACAGAGCAGGCGTCCCTGGGCCGGGGACGTGATCGTCAGTGACTCGGGATCGTCCCGAAGAAGGCCTCGCCGGGGAGGGACGCGTCGAGCGCGTCGAGGCGGAACGGCGCGCCGGCACGATCGAGGGCCGTGAGGAGCGCGCCGGCGACCGGCTCGCGCGACGATCGCACCGGCGTCGCGCCGGGCACGCGGGCGAGGATCTCCTCGATCAGCGTCTCGGCGCCCTCACCGCGTAGCACCCCTCCGAGAAGGACGACGGGGAAGGAGAGCTCGAGCCCGACGCGAGCAGCCGCGACCCGGGCCACGTCGCCGAGCTTCGTCCCGTGCCGCCGCACGATCGACGATGCGACAGGGTCGCCCGCAGCGGCCAGGCTCAGCACCGCGGGTGCGAAGAGCGCCGCGTCGAAGGGCCGACGCCCACCTCGTCGGGTGAAGGCGTGCAGGACGTCCTCGACGCTCGCCGCCTGGAAGACTTCGAGGGCGTCGATCGTCAGGCCCGTCGGCGGGCCGGTGCCGAGCTCTGCCTCGTAGACGGCGTCGAGAGCGTCCGAGCCGAGCGCCCAGCCGCCGGTGTGCAGCGCCCACCAGCTCGAGTGCCACTCGCGACCGTCCGGCCCGCGCGCACCGACACAGCCGCCGGTGCCGCAGACGACCGAGACGCCGATGCCGTCGCTCGTACCCGCGCGAAGGGCTCCGAGCGCGTCGTTGACGACAGACACGTCGGCGGAGGGCACGAGCCGGGCGAGCGCGGCGTGGAGATCTGCCTTGTCCTCGTCCCAGTCCGCGCCCGCGAGGCTGAACACCGCGGCATCGACGTCGCCGCGCCGCGCGCCGGCGGCCTCGAGCGCGCTCGCGACGGCCAGCTCGATCTCCCTGATCGCCGCCTCGAACGAGGGCGCCCCGTAGATGTCGGAGCAGCCTGCGCGGCCGGCGCCGACGATCGTCCCGTCGCTCCGCGCCGCAAGGGCCACGGTCTTGGTGTTGCCGCCGTCGACGCCGAGCGCGAGACCTCTCACGGCGCGAGGAGGCGATCCGGCAGGAACGCGCGATGAGCGGCCGACAGCTCCGCGTAGACGGCCTCCGCCTTCTCCACCGAAAGGACGAGCGGGTTCGCCGCGAGCGCCCGGATCGCGTCCCGCCTCGTCCCCGACCAGGCGGCTTCGGCCGCCAGCATCTGATACTCGGCGAGCATCTCTACCAGCCCGCGCAGGTGCCTGGGCAGCTCGGGCTGGGCGAGGGGCTGCACCCACTGCGCGTCGCAGCGCCCGGTCACCTCGACGACGAGGTCGTCGCAGAACCCGGGCAGCGAGCCGCGATTCGGCACGTTGACGGGGAGGACGTCACCCGTGTCGTTGAAGACCGCGTGCATCGCGTCGATCGCGAGCTCGAGCTCGTGGATTCCTCCCCGCGAGCGGGCAGGGTCGAGCACGGGATCGTCCGTCTCGGCCTGCTCGGCGTAGTGATCCCAGTAGCCCGGCACCCACGACAGGATGTCCTCCGCCCGCGTCTTCGGCTTGGCCAGCTGCTCGGCCAGGACCTCGTCGCGCCAGTAGTAGTAGAGGAAGTAGTCGGCCGGGATCGACTCCATGGCGGAGGCCAGCCGCAGGAGCCTCTGCTCCCCGACCGACAGGGGGGAACCCGGGGCGAGCGCCTGACACGCTTCATGGACATAGGGCATCAGGTCACCGCCGTCGAAGGCGTGCTCGACGCTCCAGCAGGCATGGTTGAGGCCGATCATCCGGGACGTCACGCGCTCCGGGTCGAGCCCCGCCGCCTGCGCGAGCTCGGCGGTGAAGGAGTACGGCCCCTCGCACAGCGACACGAGCGGGATCGCGCAGTTCGACGTCCACGCCTGGGCGACGACGTTCACCGGGTTCGTGTAGTTGAACACCTTCGCGTGCGGGCACACCGCATCGATGTCGGCGGCGACCGCCTTCATCACCTCGATCGCGCGCAGCGCCATGAAGAACCCGCCGACGCCCTGCGTCTCCTGGCCTATCAACCCGTGCGCGTTGGCGGTGCGCTCGTCGAGCGCGCGCGCCTCGAAGCCGCCGGGGCGAAAGCTGGAGAGGACCGCGTCACAGGCGTCGAGCCCGGCGCGGCGGTCGGTCGTCGACGAGACCGCGATGTCGAGGCCGCGCGCGCGGGCCATCTTGCGCGCGAGCGTCTCGACCAGCGAGAGCCGATCCGGGGCGATGTCGATCAGGGCGATCTCGGAGCCGTCGAAATCGGCCCCTCGATGGTGGATGAACGACGCCATCGTTCCGGCGGCCCGCGTGGAGCCGCCTCCGAGATAGGCCATCTTGATCCGTGCCATCGCTCTCCTTTCAGGTCGCGAGCGCCACGCCGGTGGTGGCATCGAAGAGGTGCAGCGAGCCGACCGCGAGCCCGAAGGCGACCGTATCGCCGATGCCGATCCGGACATTGCCTTCGGCCTCGATCACGAAGCGGGCGCCGTCGGCGGCCTCGACGCCGATGAAGGTCTCCCGGCCGAGCGCCTCGACGTACTCGACCCGGCCGCTGAACGGGCCGGCGAGCGAAGCGCCGTCGACCCACGGCCGGCAGTGCTCCGGGCGCACACCCACGATCACCTCTCCCGGCACGTCGAGCCCGCGCTCCCCGAGCGGCACGCGAAGGTCGCCGCGGGTCAGCGCTGGTGCCGCTCCCGCTCCGGACGACATCGCGACCAGCGACATCGCCGGGCTTCCGATGAAGGTCGCCACGAACGTGTTCGCGGGGTGCGAGTAAACCGTGTCCGGATCGCCGACCTGCTCGAGCCGTCCCTGGCTCATGACGGCGATCCGGTCGCCCATCGTCATCGCTTCCACCTGATCGTGGGTGACGTAGACGGTCGTCGTCCCGACCGCACGCTGCAGCCTCCTGATCTCCCCCCGGGTCTGAGCTCTCAGCTTGGCGTCGAGGTTGGAAAGGGGCTCGTCCATCAGGAACGCCTTCGGCTCGCGCACGAGCGCCCGGCCGAGCGCGACGCGCTGCCGTTGCCCGCCGGAGAGCTGACGGGGCTTGCGGCCGAGCAGTTCCTCGATTCCGAGTGCCTCGGCTGCCGAGAAGACTCTGCGATCGATCTCGCTTCGCGGGATCTTGGCCATCTTGAGGCCGAAGGCGAGATTCTCGCGCACCGACATCTGCGGGTACAGCGCATAGTCCTGGAACACCATCGCGATGTTGCGTCGGCGCGGAGCGACGCGGTCGACGACCTCGTCCCCGATCCTGATGTGCCCGGCCGAGAGCCCCTCCAGGCCGGCGAGCAGCCGCAGCGCCGTGGTCTTGCCCGAGCCGGACGGCCCGACGAGCACCATGAACTCGCCGTCCGCGATCTCGAGTGACAGGTCGTTCAGGGCGACCACGTCGCCGAAGCGCTTCGCCGCGCGGTCGTAGGAGATGGAGGTCACCGGCTCAGCCCTTCAGTGATCCGGAGACCATGCCCCGGATGAAGTGTCGTTGGAGGAAGACGTAGACGAGCAGGACGGGGAAGGCGACGATGATCGACGCCGCGGCGAGGAGCTGAACGTGTGTCTGTCGCTGGGTCTGGAAGAAGACGAGCGAGAGCGGTGCGGTGAGGATGTTCTGTCCCGACAGCATCACGAGCGAGAGCAGGAAGTCGTTCCACGTCCACATGAACACGAGCACGACCATCGTCAGGATCGCGGGGCGGCCGTACGGGAGTAGCACGCGGACGAGCACTCCGAGGCTCGAGGCGCCGTCGATCCTCGCCGCCTCGATCAGCGAGCGTGGCGCCGAGAGGAAGAACGCGCGCATCCAGAACGTCCCGAACGCGATCGAGAGCGCCGTGCTCGGGAGGATCACCCCCCACACGGTGTCGGTGAGGCCGATCCGCCGGAAGTCGAAGTAGAGCGGGATGATCGTCGCCTCGAAGGGCATCAGGAGACCGAAGAGGAAGACGTAGAAGAGGAACGACGAGCCGCGGAACCGCATCGTGCCGAAGGCGTACCCGGTCAGCAGCGACAGCACGGTCGAGAGCGCCACCGTCGTCGAGGTGATCATCGCGCTCGTCCAGAGCGACGACCCGAAGGCGCCCTCCTTCCACGCCTGGCGGAACGAGTCGAGCGTGAACGGATCGGGGATCGCGAAACCCGAGACCACCGCGTCGGGCCCGTGGAACGCGGTGAGCAGGATGCCGGCGATCGGGGCGAGCGCGAGGACCGAGAAGAGGACGAGGAGCCCGTAGTTCACGGCCCGCTCCAGTGTCCCGCTCACGTCGAGCTCCGTTCCCCGACCCGCGTGATCGCGAACGCGACGATGAAGATGGCGATCGCGAGCACGATCCCGATCGCCGCTCCGAGCCCGGCCTCGCCGGTCTGGAAGGCGGCCGTGTAGAGCCGGTAGGACGGGACGCTCGTCGACGTCCCCGGGCCGCCGCCGGTCATCACGTACACGAGGTCGAAGCTCCGAAGTGCGGCTGTCGTCGTGAGAACGAGGACGACGACGATCTCGTTCCGCAGCCCCGGGAGGGTGACGACGAAGAACTCCCGTACGGGGCCGGCGCCGTCGACGCGCGCGGCGTCGTACAGGCTCGTCGGGATCTTCTGCGCTCCGGCGACGAGCAGCACCATGGCGAGGCCGAACATCACCCACGTGCCGACGAGCCCGACCGACGGCAGCGCCCAGCCGAAGTCGCCGAGCCACGGGCGAGCGGAGCTCCCCAGCCCGGCGGCGCGGAGGCCCTCGTTGAGGGGGCCGTCAGGAGCGAGGATCCAGCGCCAGACGATGCCGACGGAAACCAGCGCGACGACCTGCGGCAGGAAGAGGACGGCCCGGAAGACGGAGATGCCGCGCACTCGCATCCTCGAGAGCAGTGCGGCGAGGAGGAGCCCGAGCACGAGCGGAAGCAGCGCGTAGAAGAGCACGAGCACGAGCGCGTGGGTGAACGTCTCGCGCACCTGCGGGTCGGTGAAGACGCGGCGGTAGTTGTCGAGGCCGACCCACGCCGACGGCGTGATGCCGTCCCAGGCGTGGAACGAGATCCAGAGCGTGTGCCCGAAGGGCACGAGCACGAAGGCCGCGTAGACGAGCAGCCCCGGGAGGACGTACAGGTAGCCGATCCGGCGCGGCTCACCGGGGGGACGGACGTCCCCCCGGTGTCGCCCACCGGCCGCCTCGACCGAGGCGGCCGCCGTCATCACGCCCGCCACGCCCGACGGCCTACGTGCTGTGGAACTTCAGATAGTCGCCGTCGAGCTTCTTCGCGAACGAGGCGGGGGTGAGCTTCCCGGCCATCAGCTCCTGGATGGCCGCGGTGATCGTGTCGTAGAACGTGGGGGTCGCCCAGTCCATGTACCCGGCCATCGCGTTCGTCTTGCTGAGCTTCGCCCACCCGGTGATCGCGTCGCCGCGGACCCCGGAGCCGGGCTTCGCCGTCACCACGATCGCGGGGACGTCACCGGCGGCCTGGATCACCTTCGCGGCGGCCGGGCTCGTGATGAAGTCGATGTACTTCGCCGAGAGCTCCTTGTTCTTCGCCTTCGCCGGGATCGCCCAGGCGAGGCCACCGCTCGCCAGCGCGCCCGGGGTCTTGCCGGCGCGCGCGCTCGGGAGCAGCATCAGGCCGACGTTGTCCTTGAGCGAGCTGGCCATGTCACCGGTCTTCCAGGTTCCGGTGATGGTGAAGACGGCGCCACCCTGCTGGAACTTCTTCGTCGCGTCGTCGTAGCCGAGGCCCGAGAAGCCGTCGGAGTAGTAGCCGGCCTGCGCCCACTTCTGGACCGTCCCGGCCGCCTTCAGCACCGCTGCTGTCGACCACTTCGATCCCTTCTTGCCGAAGATCGTGCTCCCGACCTGGGCGGCCGGCGCGACGGCCATCAGCACGGACTGGAACTCGTGGATCCCGGGCCACTTGTCGAGGTTCCCGAATGCGATCGGCGTCTCCCCGGCCGTCTTGGCGGCGGCGAGCGCCGTCTCGAACTCGGCGAGGGTCCTCGGCACGCCGATCCCGAGCGCCTTGAGCTTCGCCTTGTTGTAGAAGACGCCGACCCAGTCACCGGTGGTCGAGATCCCGTATAGGCTTCCGCTGCCGATCTGGCCCTTGGGGGTCGCGCGGCCGTCGATCGTGAGCAGGGCGGCGGACTGCCGCTTGCCCCAGCCCCACTTCGCCGCGTACCCGTCGAGCGGCGTGAGGAGCTTCGCCTTGACGAGCTGGCCGAGGTCGCCGAGCCCCTGGTTGACGTGGGTCACGTCGGGCGGGTTCGAGCCCGAAAGCTGGAGCGCGTCGGTCTTGACGAGGTCGGAGTACGACTTCGAGATGTGCTTGATCGTCACACCCGGATTCGCCTTCTCGAACAGCCTGTCCAGCTGCTTCAGGGCCGCGATGCGGGCGACGTTCCCACCCTCGCCGTCCTGGACGACGAGGGTCGTCGCCGACCTCGCGCCGGTCGCCTGCCCGGCGAGCACTGCGAGCGCGACGACGAGCATCGCCATGAAGGCGAGCGAGGCACGTGCCCTGCTGCCCGATGTGCGGGAGCGCGTCATGGTGTCATTCCTCCTCCTGGTCGCCGCTCCCGCACGAGGGTCGCGTGGAAGCGATAGCGGTCACTTCGATAGGCCGTCTCGCCCAGCTCGACGACGCGATTGGCACTGTCGTAGCTGGTCGTCCGGGCGAGGAGCAGAGGGTCGCCGACGGCGACGCCGAGCCTGC
The Gaiella occulta genome window above contains:
- a CDS encoding carbohydrate ABC transporter permease, which codes for MSGTLERAVNYGLLVLFSVLALAPIAGILLTAFHGPDAVVSGFAIPDPFTLDSFRQAWKEGAFGSSLWTSAMITSTTVALSTVLSLLTGYAFGTMRFRGSSFLFYVFLFGLLMPFEATIIPLYFDFRRIGLTDTVWGVILPSTALSIAFGTFWMRAFFLSAPRSLIEAARIDGASSLGVLVRVLLPYGRPAILTMVVLVFMWTWNDFLLSLVMLSGQNILTAPLSLVFFQTQRQTHVQLLAAASIIVAFPVLLVYVFLQRHFIRGMVSGSLKG
- a CDS encoding ABC transporter ATP-binding protein; protein product: MTSISYDRAAKRFGDVVALNDLSLEIADGEFMVLVGPSGSGKTTALRLLAGLEGLSAGHIRIGDEVVDRVAPRRRNIAMVFQDYALYPQMSVRENLAFGLKMAKIPRSEIDRRVFSAAEALGIEELLGRKPRQLSGGQRQRVALGRALVREPKAFLMDEPLSNLDAKLRAQTRGEIRRLQRAVGTTTVYVTHDQVEAMTMGDRIAVMSQGRLEQVGDPDTVYSHPANTFVATFIGSPAMSLVAMSSGAGAAPALTRGDLRVPLGERGLDVPGEVIVGVRPEHCRPWVDGASLAGPFSGRVEYVEALGRETFIGVEAADGARFVIEAEGNVRIGIGDTVAFGLAVGSLHLFDATTGVALAT
- the ispF gene encoding 2-C-methyl-D-erythritol 2,4-cyclodiphosphate synthase, which translates into the protein MRIGLGVDAHALEEGVPLVLGGVHIDHPRGLAGHSDGDVIAHALADALLGAAGLADIGALFPSDDERYRGADSLELLAEAYRRVREAGYELVNADCVLVGQQPKIALHREEMRRLLAAALGVEAGRVNVRATTTDRLGFTGRGEGLAAEAVALLRR
- a CDS encoding BadF/BadG/BcrA/BcrD ATPase family protein, with product MRGLALGVDGGNTKTVALAARSDGTIVGAGRAGCSDIYGAPSFEAAIREIELAVASALEAAGARRGDVDAAVFSLAGADWDEDKADLHAALARLVPSADVSVVNDALGALRAGTSDGIGVSVVCGTGGCVGARGPDGREWHSSWWALHTGGWALGSDALDAVYEAELGTGPPTGLTIDALEVFQAASVEDVLHAFTRRGGRRPFDAALFAPAVLSLAAAGDPVASSIVRRHGTKLGDVARVAAARVGLELSFPVVLLGGVLRGEGAETLIEEILARVPGATPVRSSREPVAGALLTALDRAGAPFRLDALDASLPGEAFFGTIPSH
- a CDS encoding extracellular solute-binding protein — encoded protein: MTRSRTSGSRARASLAFMAMLVVALAVLAGQATGARSATTLVVQDGEGGNVARIAALKQLDRLFEKANPGVTIKHISKSYSDLVKTDALQLSGSNPPDVTHVNQGLGDLGQLVKAKLLTPLDGYAAKWGWGKRQSAALLTIDGRATPKGQIGSGSLYGISTTGDWVGVFYNKAKLKALGIGVPRTLAEFETALAAAKTAGETPIAFGNLDKWPGIHEFQSVLMAVAPAAQVGSTIFGKKGSKWSTAAVLKAAGTVQKWAQAGYYSDGFSGLGYDDATKKFQQGGAVFTITGTWKTGDMASSLKDNVGLMLLPSARAGKTPGALASGGLAWAIPAKAKNKELSAKYIDFITSPAAAKVIQAAGDVPAIVVTAKPGSGVRGDAITGWAKLSKTNAMAGYMDWATPTFYDTITAAIQELMAGKLTPASFAKKLDGDYLKFHST
- a CDS encoding carbohydrate ABC transporter permease, translating into MTAAASVEAAGGRHRGDVRPPGEPRRIGYLYVLPGLLVYAAFVLVPFGHTLWISFHAWDGITPSAWVGLDNYRRVFTDPQVRETFTHALVLVLFYALLPLVLGLLLAALLSRMRVRGISVFRAVLFLPQVVALVSVGIVWRWILAPDGPLNEGLRAAGLGSSARPWLGDFGWALPSVGLVGTWVMFGLAMVLLVAGAQKIPTSLYDAARVDGAGPVREFFVVTLPGLRNEIVVVLVLTTTAALRSFDLVYVMTGGGPGTSTSVPSYRLYTAAFQTGEAGLGAAIGIVLAIAIFIVAFAITRVGERSST
- a CDS encoding glycoside hydrolase; the encoded protein is MARIKMAYLGGGSTRAAGTMASFIHHRGADFDGSEIALIDIAPDRLSLVETLARKMARARGLDIAVSSTTDRRAGLDACDAVLSSFRPGGFEARALDERTANAHGLIGQETQGVGGFFMALRAIEVMKAVAADIDAVCPHAKVFNYTNPVNVVAQAWTSNCAIPLVSLCEGPYSFTAELAQAAGLDPERVTSRMIGLNHACWSVEHAFDGGDLMPYVHEACQALAPGSPLSVGEQRLLRLASAMESIPADYFLYYYWRDEVLAEQLAKPKTRAEDILSWVPGYWDHYAEQAETDDPVLDPARSRGGIHELELAIDAMHAVFNDTGDVLPVNVPNRGSLPGFCDDLVVEVTGRCDAQWVQPLAQPELPRHLRGLVEMLAEYQMLAAEAAWSGTRRDAIRALAANPLVLSVEKAEAVYAELSAAHRAFLPDRLLAP